Proteins from a genomic interval of Chloroflexota bacterium:
- a CDS encoding ABC transporter substrate-binding protein, with protein MALAACGSKATSTPAPAATEAPAATEAPAATEAPAATEAPAATEAPAKPVTIEVYYPVAVDAPIAKILNGYIAEFEKENPNITVKPVFAGGYGDVKTTIQTTIEGGGKPPVLAVMLAADLYDLVNAGYIVPLDDFIKAMPNGDAYINDFFPAFLANSRYDGKIWSIPFQRSVVTLYYNADLFEQEGIKPPDSWQALAEAAQKLTIPDKRWGIEWPSGWPYWLFQPLAIGNGQNIVKSPTEVVFNDPKVIEAVQYYIDLSHKYHAMPEGVQKNWGNAPADFASGAAAMIVHSSGSLNGILKQADFKVGVMAVPGKEPGTYATVTGGGNFYMLKGATPEQQQAAWKFIEFVTQPKYAADFSIQTGYIATRKSAYETDAMKAYIEKVPQAGQLKDMLQYAGAELSCMNLGKVRNIFHKYLQAAYNGQMTPEEAMQKAQQEADKALEMFK; from the coding sequence ATGGCGTTGGCGGCGTGCGGTTCGAAGGCCACTTCGACGCCCGCCCCCGCAGCCACTGAGGCCCCGGCGGCGACTGAGGCCCCGGCAGCCACCGAGGCCCCTGCGGCCACGGAAGCGCCTGCGGCCACGGAAGCGCCCGCGAAGCCCGTCACCATTGAGGTTTATTACCCCGTGGCGGTGGACGCGCCGATTGCCAAAATCCTCAATGGCTATATTGCCGAATTTGAGAAAGAAAACCCCAACATCACCGTGAAGCCGGTGTTCGCGGGGGGCTACGGCGATGTCAAGACTACCATCCAGACCACCATTGAGGGTGGCGGGAAGCCGCCGGTGCTGGCCGTGATGCTCGCTGCCGACCTGTACGACCTGGTCAACGCTGGCTACATCGTCCCGTTGGACGACTTCATCAAGGCCATGCCCAATGGCGATGCCTACATCAACGACTTCTTCCCGGCCTTCCTGGCGAATTCCAGGTACGACGGCAAGATCTGGAGCATTCCCTTCCAGCGCAGTGTGGTGACGCTTTACTACAACGCCGACCTGTTCGAGCAGGAAGGCATCAAGCCGCCCGACAGCTGGCAGGCGCTGGCAGAAGCCGCCCAGAAACTCACTATCCCCGACAAGCGCTGGGGCATCGAATGGCCTTCTGGCTGGCCTTACTGGCTGTTCCAGCCGCTGGCCATTGGCAATGGCCAGAACATCGTGAAATCGCCCACCGAGGTGGTCTTCAACGACCCGAAGGTGATCGAGGCCGTGCAGTATTACATCGACCTCTCGCACAAATACCACGCGATGCCCGAAGGCGTGCAGAAGAACTGGGGCAACGCGCCGGCCGATTTCGCTTCGGGTGCCGCGGCAATGATCGTGCATTCCAGCGGCAGCCTGAACGGCATTCTCAAGCAGGCCGACTTCAAGGTGGGCGTGATGGCCGTGCCTGGTAAGGAGCCCGGCACTTACGCCACCGTGACCGGCGGCGGCAATTTCTACATGCTCAAGGGCGCGACGCCTGAGCAGCAGCAGGCCGCCTGGAAGTTCATCGAATTCGTCACCCAGCCCAAGTATGCCGCCGACTTCAGCATCCAGACGGGCTACATTGCTACCCGCAAGAGCGCCTACGAAACCGATGCGATGAAAGCCTACATCGAGAAGGTGCCGCAGGCCGGACAGTTGAAGGATATGCTGCAGTACGCTGGCGCGGAACTTTCGTGCATGAACCTGGGCAAGGTGCGCAACATCTTCCACAAGTACCTGCAGGCAGCCTATAACGGCCAGATGACGCCTGAAGAGGCCATGCAGAAAGCCCAGCAGGAAGCCGACAAGGCGCTGGAGATGTTCAAGTAG